In Candidatus Binataceae bacterium, one DNA window encodes the following:
- a CDS encoding family 78 glycoside hydrolase catalytic domain: MASQWPIVWNAHWIWAADSLHRERQMVGESYPSRDIRNRFCYLRRVLELGVVPDSVPARVTADSRFILYVNGSEVGRGPARSNPVRLAWLELDLATHLRSGRNAIAALVRFYGAAVPWWIPAPPSFQIGFGSFAFEAPQIGVVSDQFWKGHVAPYRQHPKPAPGLSQVPNEILDGSKVPERWNQPDFDDSGWARAAELSARTFSWNRMQIPVEPFTAPEAAEIAPLTAIPIELVELKRVEVAENAADDPADALPAPSAGGRDRMIIYDAGGATLATPSLEVSGPIGSVVDVYVGEDLRPDGTVEVAPRFYAMRYALGGRGRELVEAFEAVGFRYLAAVARGDARIESAGAVERRYPRDRGPRFECDDLRLSKIWRVGARTLDLCSTDAFIDCPGREQRAWLGDSYIHSLLTFVTNTDWRLVRRHLRICAHSQRADGLLGMVAAGDFAIASTTIPDYSLHWVRALARYFEYSGDADTVRELFPVAVDILAAFERYRAADGLIRAMPGWMFVDWAMTERAEVIGAIDALYAAALDDFASLAYAALDRPDAAVDAISRAERTRTAFELLWDEASGVYVDAADSRGARRRVSQQTNAAAIVGGCAPPERWKRMFDYVLDESRLVLTPTISDNLMAYVRNEMNPADHVRFDPEQSVVMAQPFFSHLLHDAMVRAGRRDLVQSRCLEWWPQIERGNTVFEEYWEARPGTGSRCHAWSATPTYDLTTHVLGVRPRKPGYAEAEIAPWFGSLSHLEGAVPTPRGFIEVTLDRERGGEIVIPPGIVGYLRCDDAPLAGGRLAAGRHRVAPRAG; the protein is encoded by the coding sequence ATGGCATCGCAATGGCCGATCGTATGGAACGCGCACTGGATCTGGGCGGCGGATTCGCTGCACCGCGAACGGCAGATGGTCGGCGAGTCGTATCCCTCGCGCGACATCAGGAACCGCTTCTGCTACCTGCGCCGGGTCCTTGAGCTCGGCGTGGTTCCTGATTCGGTGCCCGCCCGGGTTACCGCGGACTCGCGCTTCATCCTCTATGTCAACGGAAGCGAGGTGGGCCGCGGTCCGGCGCGGTCGAACCCGGTCCGGTTGGCCTGGTTGGAACTGGATCTGGCCACGCACTTGCGTAGTGGCCGTAACGCGATTGCCGCGCTGGTCAGATTCTACGGCGCTGCGGTGCCCTGGTGGATTCCCGCTCCGCCGAGCTTTCAGATAGGGTTCGGCTCGTTCGCTTTCGAGGCTCCGCAAATCGGGGTGGTGTCGGATCAGTTCTGGAAAGGCCACGTGGCGCCCTATCGCCAGCATCCGAAGCCGGCGCCCGGGCTTTCGCAGGTACCCAACGAAATTCTCGACGGAAGCAAGGTTCCCGAGCGATGGAATCAACCCGATTTCGACGATTCCGGATGGGCCAGGGCGGCGGAGCTTTCCGCTCGCACCTTTTCCTGGAACCGTATGCAGATTCCGGTGGAGCCGTTCACCGCGCCGGAGGCCGCAGAAATTGCACCGTTGACGGCGATTCCGATCGAACTCGTGGAACTTAAACGAGTCGAGGTCGCCGAAAATGCGGCGGACGATCCGGCCGATGCTCTTCCGGCGCCGAGCGCGGGCGGTCGTGACCGGATGATCATCTATGATGCCGGCGGAGCGACGCTGGCGACGCCGTCACTCGAAGTCAGCGGCCCCATCGGGTCCGTGGTCGATGTCTACGTGGGCGAGGACCTTCGCCCCGACGGCACGGTCGAGGTCGCGCCGCGATTTTACGCGATGCGTTATGCGCTGGGCGGACGCGGCCGTGAGCTGGTGGAAGCATTTGAAGCCGTGGGTTTCCGCTATCTGGCGGCGGTTGCGCGCGGCGACGCGCGCATCGAATCGGCCGGCGCCGTCGAGCGACGCTATCCGCGTGACCGGGGGCCACGGTTCGAGTGCGACGATCTTCGCCTGAGCAAAATCTGGCGAGTCGGCGCACGAACGCTGGACCTGTGCTCCACCGACGCTTTCATTGACTGTCCTGGCCGCGAGCAGCGTGCCTGGCTCGGCGATTCCTATATCCATTCGCTGCTCACCTTCGTAACCAATACCGATTGGCGCCTGGTGCGTCGTCATCTGCGCATCTGCGCGCATTCGCAGCGCGCCGACGGCCTGCTCGGCATGGTTGCGGCGGGAGACTTCGCGATCGCATCGACTACCATCCCCGACTACTCGCTGCACTGGGTTCGTGCACTCGCGCGCTATTTCGAATACTCCGGTGATGCCGACACGGTGCGTGAATTGTTTCCCGTCGCGGTGGACATCCTGGCGGCCTTCGAACGTTATCGCGCCGCCGACGGACTCATCCGTGCGATGCCCGGATGGATGTTCGTCGATTGGGCCATGACCGAGCGGGCCGAGGTCATCGGCGCCATCGATGCGCTCTACGCCGCGGCGCTCGACGATTTCGCCTCACTCGCGTACGCCGCGCTCGACAGGCCGGATGCGGCCGTAGATGCGATCTCGCGCGCAGAGCGGACGCGCACCGCCTTCGAGCTGCTGTGGGATGAGGCCAGCGGCGTGTACGTCGACGCGGCCGATTCGCGTGGCGCGCGCCGCCGCGTGAGCCAGCAGACCAACGCTGCCGCGATCGTTGGCGGATGTGCTCCCCCAGAGCGCTGGAAGCGGATGTTCGATTACGTGCTCGATGAATCCCGGCTGGTGTTGACACCTACTATTTCGGACAACCTGATGGCTTACGTGCGCAACGAAATGAACCCCGCCGACCACGTGAGGTTCGATCCCGAGCAGAGCGTAGTAATGGCACAACCGTTCTTCTCCCATCTGTTACATGACGCGATGGTTCGCGCCGGTCGGCGCGATCTTGTGCAATCGCGATGCCTCGAATGGTGGCCGCAGATCGAACGCGGCAACACCGTCTTCGAGGAGTACTGGGAAGCGCGCCCCGGCACTGGCAGCCGCTGCCACGCGTGGTCGGCGACGCCCACCTACGACCTGACCACCCACGTGCTGGGTGTCAGACCGCGAAAGCCCGGCTACGCCGAAGCTGAGATCGCGCCGTGGTTCGGTTCTCTAAGCCACCTCGAGGGTGCAGTACCGACGCCCCGGGGATTCATCGAGGTAACCCTCGATAGGGAGCGCGGCGGAGAGATAGTGATTCCCCCGGGGATAGTCGGGTACTTGCGGTGCGACGACGCGCCACTCGCGGGTGGGCGCCTGGCCGCGGGGCGCCATCGCGTTGCACCGCGAGCGGGTTAG
- a CDS encoding acyl-CoA dehydrogenase family protein has protein sequence MDFELSPEQQLLQSTLREFATRELLPAYPARDRDEDLPPALVRQLGELGVLASMVDPRYGGAGLDYLSLGIAHEEIARGDFNAAYVLLLAGLVGAIISRNGDQRQKAAYLPPICRGELLCALAVTEPAGGSDAAHVKLQARRDGDHYVIDGEKTSISFSSSAATALVMARTGSLEQGAHGVSAFYVDLNSPGVSRTRFKDLGSRAIGRGSLFFDAVQVPATARIAAEGAGFVQVMQGFDFSRALIGLMCIGAAEQSVEETCAYVAERQAFGGSLARFEGVSFPLAEAAVELRAARHLCYEALWLRDRGEPHGWISAGAKWLAPELCARVLHDCLLLHGHLGFSLDLPHQQRMRDVIGLEIGDGTAQIMKLLVAREIIGKGARPY, from the coding sequence GTGGACTTTGAGCTTTCGCCCGAGCAACAACTGCTCCAGTCGACCTTGCGCGAATTCGCTACTCGCGAACTGCTCCCCGCCTATCCAGCGCGCGATCGGGATGAGGATCTCCCGCCCGCGCTAGTGCGCCAGCTCGGCGAGCTGGGCGTGCTTGCCTCGATGGTCGACCCTCGGTACGGCGGCGCGGGACTCGACTACCTATCGTTGGGAATCGCCCACGAGGAGATCGCGCGCGGCGACTTCAACGCGGCCTACGTTCTCCTGCTCGCCGGGTTGGTCGGCGCGATCATTTCCCGCAACGGCGACCAGCGGCAGAAGGCCGCGTATCTGCCCCCGATTTGTCGCGGGGAACTCCTTTGCGCGCTGGCGGTAACCGAGCCGGCGGGTGGCTCTGACGCCGCGCACGTGAAGCTCCAGGCGCGCCGCGACGGCGACCATTACGTGATCGACGGCGAGAAGACCTCGATTTCATTTTCGTCCTCGGCCGCCACCGCCCTGGTGATGGCGCGGACCGGCTCGCTAGAACAGGGCGCTCACGGCGTAAGCGCTTTCTACGTCGACCTTAACTCGCCGGGCGTGAGCCGCACGCGTTTCAAGGACCTTGGCTCGCGCGCGATCGGGCGCGGCTCGCTTTTTTTCGACGCGGTGCAGGTTCCCGCCACCGCGCGGATCGCCGCCGAAGGCGCAGGCTTCGTGCAGGTGATGCAGGGCTTTGATTTCTCTCGCGCGCTCATCGGCCTCATGTGTATCGGTGCGGCGGAGCAAAGCGTGGAAGAAACCTGTGCCTATGTCGCAGAGCGGCAGGCCTTTGGCGGATCGCTCGCGCGCTTCGAGGGCGTGTCATTTCCACTCGCCGAGGCGGCGGTGGAGCTGCGCGCCGCGCGCCACCTGTGTTACGAGGCGCTCTGGCTTCGCGACCGCGGCGAGCCGCACGGGTGGATCTCCGCAGGCGCGAAATGGCTCGCTCCCGAGCTCTGCGCGCGAGTGCTGCATGATTGCCTCCTGCTGCACGGTCACCTGGGCTTCAGCCTCGATCTGCCGCACCAGCAGCGGATGCGCGATGTGATCGGGCTGGAGATCGGCGATGGCACCGCGCAGATCATGAAGCTGCTGGTGGCACGCGAAATTATTGGCAAGGGGGCACGTCCCTATTAG
- the ispH gene encoding 4-hydroxy-3-methylbut-2-enyl diphosphate reductase, whose amino-acid sequence MSPDQSSIEKIILAEPRGFCAGVDRAVEAVRSALRAYGRPLYVRHQIVHNRFVLEALEKEGAIFVESLDQVPEGQRVIFSAHGVAPSEWDRAKDRSLRVIDATCPLVTKVHLEVERYANEGRTVILVGHAGHEEVKGTLGVAPGKVVLVGRVEEARALEVSDPERIAAVTQTTLSVDDTRDIMDTLKERFPALLTPKTDDICYATQNRQNAVKELVAVSDVVLVVGSRQSSNANRLVEVARQRGARAFLVDSMADVEPTMLEGVKALGLTASASSPEWLVEEIIGAFADRGAQVELLSVAKERVHFPLPMSAD is encoded by the coding sequence ATGTCTCCCGACCAGAGCTCAATCGAGAAGATCATTCTCGCCGAGCCGCGCGGCTTTTGCGCGGGCGTGGACCGCGCGGTCGAGGCCGTGCGCAGCGCGTTGCGCGCCTATGGCCGCCCGCTCTACGTACGCCATCAGATTGTACACAACCGTTTCGTGCTCGAAGCGCTGGAGAAGGAAGGAGCCATATTTGTCGAGAGTCTGGACCAGGTGCCCGAGGGACAGCGCGTGATCTTCAGTGCCCACGGCGTGGCGCCCAGTGAATGGGATCGCGCGAAGGATCGCAGCCTGCGGGTAATCGACGCGACCTGTCCGTTGGTCACGAAGGTTCATCTCGAAGTTGAGCGTTACGCCAACGAGGGTCGCACCGTAATTTTGGTCGGGCACGCTGGTCATGAAGAAGTGAAGGGCACGCTCGGAGTCGCGCCCGGCAAAGTGGTGCTGGTGGGCCGCGTCGAGGAAGCGCGGGCGCTCGAAGTTTCGGACCCGGAACGCATCGCCGCGGTAACCCAGACGACGCTCAGCGTCGACGACACTCGCGACATCATGGACACGCTGAAGGAGCGATTCCCGGCGCTACTGACGCCCAAGACCGACGATATCTGCTACGCGACCCAGAACCGTCAGAACGCGGTCAAGGAGCTGGTCGCGGTCAGCGACGTGGTGCTGGTGGTCGGCTCCCGCCAAAGCTCGAACGCCAATCGGCTGGTCGAAGTTGCGCGCCAGCGCGGCGCCCGCGCATTCCTGGTCGACTCCATGGCCGACGTCGAACCCACCATGCTTGAAGGGGTGAAGGCGCTCGGCCTTACCGCAAGCGCATCGTCCCCCGAGTGGCTGGTCGAGGAGATTATCGGGGCCTTCGCCGATCGCGGTGCCCAGGTCGAACTGCTGAGCGTAGCTAAAGAGCGGGTTCACTTCCCGCTTCCCATGTCCGCTGACTGA
- a CDS encoding CocE/NonD family hydrolase, with product MDSKELNEIIVERNLSIPLSDGATLSADLYRPAGKGPFPALMSFYPYHKDDFIGAMNEAPRRYFAARGYAHLLVDFRGLGGSSGVAWPAMDRGEARDGAEAIEWIARQPWCDGNVGMWGLSYGGISSLKVAAENPPHLRAIVPLQGSVDIYHDYLYPGGCATCLGGYGAWGSFMLAMNLMPPTNADREGRWHSVWNERLEHGEPYVFPWPDHPAHDEYWQGKAVDPTKIKVPTFIIGGWRDIFPEVMPSVFARLKCPKKLWMGPWMHTLPALAPHEPLDYLHEMKRWFDHWLRGEKNGIAEEPPVLINVQRANLWKHEREWPIARAQSRAMYLGSTGTLGDAAAREEQGESYTSNPTLGTAAGLWDPMGLGVGMPLDQNEDDLASLAYTSEPLAESLEISGAPQATVFAEIKRGDDANVVVKVCDVDPAGTSSLITSGWLRAACRNSVERLEPVEAGEVYELRIPLWSTSYQVPKGNRIRVSVSCADFPRLWPTRSNPEIRLFFGGNRASAIRLPIVPAHSEPFEAPKLRRPEPAPPSTLRPIWKIERNLVAGEIAVTTGEKNGFPLPQGGAIEVDHTAVARVSAVRPDGASVAGNTKIRVNAPVIGDVEVATTSLISRNGMTLAARITRDGAVVFEKRWSK from the coding sequence ATGGATTCAAAGGAACTTAACGAGATCATTGTCGAACGCAATCTTTCCATACCGCTGAGCGATGGCGCGACTCTCTCGGCCGATCTGTATCGCCCGGCAGGCAAAGGGCCCTTCCCCGCGCTCATGAGCTTTTATCCGTATCACAAGGACGATTTCATCGGCGCGATGAATGAGGCTCCGCGCCGCTACTTCGCCGCGCGCGGCTATGCCCATCTGCTCGTGGATTTTCGCGGTCTGGGCGGCTCCAGCGGCGTGGCCTGGCCGGCAATGGATCGCGGCGAGGCGCGTGACGGGGCCGAGGCGATCGAATGGATCGCTCGGCAACCGTGGTGTGACGGCAATGTCGGAATGTGGGGGCTCTCGTATGGCGGAATTTCCTCGCTCAAAGTCGCCGCGGAAAACCCCCCTCATCTGCGCGCCATCGTTCCCCTGCAGGGCAGCGTCGACATCTATCACGACTACCTCTATCCGGGCGGATGCGCGACATGTCTCGGCGGCTATGGCGCGTGGGGATCGTTCATGCTCGCCATGAACCTGATGCCACCCACCAACGCAGACCGCGAGGGCCGATGGCATTCGGTGTGGAATGAACGACTGGAACACGGCGAGCCCTACGTGTTTCCATGGCCGGATCATCCGGCGCACGACGAGTACTGGCAGGGAAAGGCGGTGGATCCCACAAAGATCAAAGTGCCGACGTTCATCATCGGCGGATGGCGCGACATTTTCCCGGAAGTCATGCCCTCGGTCTTTGCGCGGTTGAAATGCCCGAAAAAACTCTGGATGGGGCCCTGGATGCACACGCTGCCCGCGCTCGCGCCGCACGAACCGCTCGATTACCTGCACGAAATGAAGCGCTGGTTCGATCATTGGCTGCGCGGAGAGAAGAACGGCATTGCGGAGGAGCCGCCGGTGCTGATCAACGTGCAGCGCGCGAATCTCTGGAAGCACGAACGTGAATGGCCGATCGCGCGGGCGCAGAGCCGCGCGATGTACCTTGGCAGCACGGGAACACTCGGCGATGCGGCTGCTCGCGAGGAACAAGGCGAGTCCTATACCTCGAATCCAACGCTCGGCACGGCAGCGGGGCTGTGGGACCCGATGGGCCTTGGCGTCGGCATGCCGCTGGACCAGAACGAAGACGACCTCGCATCGCTCGCTTACACTTCGGAACCGCTGGCGGAAAGCCTGGAAATTTCCGGCGCGCCGCAGGCTACGGTATTCGCCGAAATCAAACGGGGCGACGACGCAAATGTCGTGGTGAAAGTGTGCGACGTGGACCCGGCCGGCACTTCATCGCTTATAACCTCGGGATGGCTGCGCGCAGCGTGCCGCAACTCGGTAGAGCGGCTTGAGCCGGTCGAGGCGGGCGAGGTCTACGAACTCCGCATCCCGCTATGGTCCACCTCCTACCAGGTGCCGAAGGGCAACCGGATTCGGGTGAGTGTCTCTTGCGCCGACTTCCCGCGTCTGTGGCCAACACGCAGCAATCCGGAAATTCGACTGTTCTTCGGCGGCAATCGGGCCAGCGCTATCCGGCTGCCGATCGTACCCGCGCACTCGGAGCCGTTCGAAGCGCCGAAATTACGCCGACCGGAACCCGCGCCGCCGTCGACACTGCGCCCGATTTGGAAGATCGAGCGTAACCTGGTGGCAGGCGAAATCGCCGTCACCACGGGAGAAAAAAACGGCTTCCCGCTCCCACAAGGCGGCGCGATCGAGGTCGATCACACCGCGGTCGCACGCGTGAGCGCCGTCCGGCCCGACGGCGCCAGCGTTGCAGGCAACACCAAGATCCGCGTGAACGCGCCGGTGATCGGCGA
- a CDS encoding S-(hydroxymethyl)glutathione dehydrogenase/class III alcohol dehydrogenase, with protein MKVRAAVATKAGDPLEITTVDLDGPKAGEVLVEIKATGVCHTDAFTLSGKDPEGLFPAILGHEGAGVVVETGPGVTTLKPGDHVIPLYIPECRNCPACLSGKTNLCIAIRETQGKGLMPDGTSRFSQAGRMIHHYMGTSTFANYTVVPEIALARVREDAPFDKICYIGCGVTTGLGAVINTAKVQPGDRVVVFGVGGIGLNVIQGARLAGAAMIVAIDVNPARETMARKFGATHFVNPTELKGDLVAHLIDLTRGGADFSFECVGNPKLMRQALECCQRGWGTSVIIGVAGAGEEIATRPFQLVTGRTWKGTAFGGARGRRDVPKIVDWYMEGRINIDDLITHTLPLDRINEAFDLMHDGKSIRSVVTF; from the coding sequence GTGAAAGTCAGAGCTGCAGTAGCGACTAAAGCGGGCGACCCGCTGGAAATCACTACCGTCGACCTCGATGGACCCAAGGCAGGCGAGGTGCTGGTCGAGATAAAGGCGACCGGCGTTTGTCACACCGATGCGTTCACGCTCTCGGGTAAGGATCCCGAAGGGCTGTTTCCCGCAATCCTCGGCCACGAAGGCGCCGGGGTGGTCGTCGAAACCGGCCCGGGAGTGACCACCCTCAAGCCGGGCGATCACGTGATTCCCCTGTATATTCCCGAATGCCGCAACTGCCCGGCGTGCTTGTCGGGCAAAACCAATCTCTGTATCGCGATTCGCGAGACCCAGGGCAAAGGTCTCATGCCAGACGGAACCAGCCGCTTCTCCCAAGCGGGGCGGATGATTCATCACTACATGGGCACCTCGACCTTCGCCAACTACACAGTGGTGCCCGAAATAGCGCTGGCCAGGGTCCGTGAAGACGCCCCCTTCGACAAGATCTGCTATATCGGATGCGGCGTCACGACGGGGCTCGGAGCAGTTATCAACACCGCGAAGGTCCAGCCGGGGGACCGGGTGGTGGTCTTCGGGGTCGGCGGAATCGGGCTCAATGTGATCCAGGGCGCTCGCCTGGCGGGTGCCGCAATGATCGTCGCGATCGATGTGAACCCGGCGCGCGAAACGATGGCGCGTAAGTTTGGGGCCACGCATTTCGTAAATCCGACGGAGCTCAAAGGCGATCTGGTTGCGCACCTGATCGACTTGACCCGCGGCGGCGCGGATTTCTCGTTCGAATGCGTGGGCAACCCCAAGCTGATGCGGCAGGCGCTGGAGTGCTGTCAGCGCGGATGGGGTACCAGCGTGATCATCGGGGTGGCCGGGGCCGGAGAGGAGATCGCCACGCGGCCATTCCAGTTAGTCACCGGCCGCACCTGGAAAGGGACCGCGTTCGGTGGCGCCCGCGGGCGGCGCGACGTTCCCAAGATCGTCGACTGGTACATGGAAGGGCGGATCAACATCGACGATCTGATCACGCATACCCTGCCGCTCGATCGAATCAACGAGGCCTTCGACCTTATGCATGACGGCAAATCAATCCGCAGCGTTGTTACCTTCTGA
- a CDS encoding MaoC/PaaZ C-terminal domain-containing protein: MPLNSSLAGTSGEWLAGEIDARWTMAYGAALGDLLPCYLDTASAAGIVAHPLFPVCFEWPVLVAMRATFDQSGLTPDEARRGVHASHDLIIHRQIRPPARVRTRATVAGIERRKPGAYQLTRLQTVDAAGAPICTSWYGSIYRDVAVTGPDRTVAAAPALALPSEMGRQPISEIPIPVAAGLAHIYTECARIFNPIHTDAAVAQQAGLPEIILHGTAMLALAVSKIVAAETGGDPSRVSRITGRFGAMVMMPSQVLLRICAREPAHDGDRIFFEVLNDQNRPAIRDGLVVLAPANGVQR; the protein is encoded by the coding sequence ATGCCGCTGAATTCCTCGCTGGCCGGTACGAGCGGCGAATGGCTCGCCGGCGAAATCGATGCGCGCTGGACGATGGCGTATGGGGCAGCACTGGGCGACTTGCTGCCCTGTTATTTGGACACCGCTTCGGCCGCGGGAATTGTCGCGCATCCGTTGTTTCCGGTCTGTTTCGAATGGCCGGTATTGGTCGCGATGCGCGCGACGTTCGATCAGTCGGGGCTTACCCCGGATGAAGCGCGTCGCGGTGTGCACGCGTCGCACGATCTGATCATCCATCGCCAGATTCGTCCGCCCGCCCGCGTGCGGACGCGCGCGACGGTGGCCGGAATCGAGCGCCGCAAACCTGGCGCCTATCAGCTGACCCGGCTGCAAACCGTCGATGCGGCAGGAGCGCCGATCTGCACGTCGTGGTACGGATCGATCTACCGGGATGTTGCGGTCACGGGACCGGACCGGACGGTGGCGGCTGCACCTGCGCTGGCGCTGCCGTCAGAAATGGGTCGCCAGCCGATTTCAGAAATCCCGATCCCGGTCGCCGCGGGACTGGCGCACATCTATACCGAATGCGCACGAATTTTTAATCCGATCCATACCGATGCCGCCGTGGCGCAGCAGGCGGGCCTTCCCGAGATCATCCTTCATGGAACGGCAATGCTCGCGCTCGCGGTCTCGAAAATCGTCGCGGCCGAGACGGGCGGGGATCCCTCGCGGGTAAGCAGAATCACGGGCAGGTTCGGTGCGATGGTGATGATGCCCTCGCAGGTCTTGCTGCGCATCTGCGCCCGGGAACCAGCGCACGACGGCGATCGGATTTTCTTCGAGGTGCTCAACGATCAAAATCGCCCGGCCATAAGAGACGGCTTGGTCGTACTGGCGCCGGCGAATGGAGTCCAGCGGTGA
- a CDS encoding alpha/beta fold hydrolase, whose product MPRQRVGDIEIYYEIHGDGPQTLAMIRGLGSNLTAWYEQVPEFSRHFRVLVFDNRGAGRTDKPDAPYSILQMASDTAGLLAALKLERVALLGISMGGMIAQEFAIAHQDRLSCLILGCTTCGGKEAVGAAAPVIEALVAAENANPEQRKLQIRSGFTENAIAHRRDVIERYDKVRAQYLIPPFAYQRQLRAVMGFDASARLNSIRVPTMVLTGTDDILVPPANSRLIAGKIPGAIVKELPGAHQFFTEYPREFNQAVIEFVKAHA is encoded by the coding sequence ATGCCAAGACAGCGCGTCGGTGATATCGAGATCTACTACGAGATTCATGGCGACGGACCGCAGACGCTCGCGATGATTCGCGGGCTGGGGTCCAATCTGACCGCCTGGTACGAGCAGGTCCCGGAGTTCTCACGTCATTTCCGGGTGCTGGTATTCGACAATCGCGGTGCCGGCCGCACCGACAAGCCGGACGCGCCCTATTCGATTTTGCAGATGGCGTCAGACACAGCAGGTCTGCTCGCGGCGCTCAAGCTGGAACGGGTGGCCTTGTTGGGAATTTCGATGGGCGGGATGATCGCGCAGGAGTTTGCGATCGCCCATCAGGACCGCCTGAGCTGTCTGATTCTCGGATGCACCACGTGTGGCGGCAAAGAAGCGGTCGGCGCAGCGGCTCCGGTAATCGAGGCGCTGGTTGCAGCCGAGAATGCCAACCCCGAGCAACGCAAGCTGCAGATTCGTTCGGGCTTTACCGAGAACGCGATCGCACATCGCCGCGACGTCATCGAGCGCTACGACAAGGTCCGCGCCCAATACCTGATTCCCCCGTTTGCATATCAGCGCCAGTTGCGGGCGGTGATGGGCTTTGACGCGAGTGCGCGGCTGAACTCGATTCGCGTGCCGACGATGGTGCTGACCGGTACCGATGACATCCTCGTGCCGCCCGCGAATTCGCGGCTGATCGCCGGGAAAATTCCCGGTGCGATCGTGAAGGAACTGCCGGGAGCACACCAGTTCTTCACGGAGTACCCGCGCGAATTCAATCAGGCGGTTATCGAATTTGTGAAGGCGCATGCCTAG
- a CDS encoding peptidoglycan DD-metalloendopeptidase family protein, whose product MRRSLLAAVALAMVLPSVVAAQTGLPFRLLMLPSPGTPEVFNGDGKTHVAYEFLLANFTDQTIQIDSLAITEADAKSKEAPVSSAQANPVNFEQLKSLFSLIGANPLKPQAPVLKPSEAGVIFLFRDDWNLEKWTNQLTVEAQGKPQTRQKVVVDMNLSRTKPVVIQAPLRGKNWWTPNGPANDSIHRRIIVALANHLGLPERFAVDWIQLGADGNSFTGNQSENRSYHCYGAEVLAVADGKVVGVKDGIKENVPNAAKMAVPITLETIGGNYVMEDIGGGRYAFYAHLIPSTIGVKVGDSVRAGERLAKLGNSGNSTEPHLHFHVCDSPSPLLCNGLPFAIDHFTRYDYQMQMKGEHPVKFVVGAPHQVTDEIFMNRDLGEFTTAN is encoded by the coding sequence GTGAGGCGCTCACTGCTCGCCGCAGTCGCTTTGGCTATGGTGCTGCCATCGGTGGTTGCGGCGCAGACGGGGTTGCCATTCAGACTGCTGATGCTGCCGAGCCCCGGCACGCCGGAAGTGTTCAATGGCGACGGCAAAACGCATGTAGCCTATGAATTCTTGCTGGCGAACTTTACCGACCAAACTATTCAAATCGATTCACTGGCCATCACGGAAGCCGACGCCAAATCGAAGGAGGCGCCGGTTTCGTCCGCTCAGGCCAATCCCGTTAATTTCGAGCAGCTGAAATCCCTCTTTTCACTCATCGGAGCCAATCCGTTGAAGCCGCAAGCGCCAGTGCTCAAACCTAGCGAAGCGGGAGTGATTTTTCTGTTCCGTGACGATTGGAATCTGGAGAAGTGGACCAACCAGCTCACGGTCGAAGCGCAAGGAAAACCGCAGACGCGTCAGAAGGTGGTCGTCGATATGAACCTCTCTCGGACCAAGCCGGTCGTCATTCAGGCTCCGCTGCGGGGCAAGAACTGGTGGACACCCAATGGTCCGGCCAACGATTCGATCCACCGGCGGATCATCGTCGCCCTGGCAAACCATCTCGGCTTGCCGGAGCGGTTTGCCGTCGATTGGATTCAGCTCGGTGCCGATGGCAACAGCTTCACCGGAAACCAATCCGAGAATCGCAGCTATCATTGTTACGGTGCGGAGGTACTCGCGGTGGCGGACGGGAAAGTCGTGGGCGTGAAAGACGGAATCAAGGAGAACGTTCCCAACGCGGCGAAGATGGCGGTGCCGATCACTCTGGAGACCATTGGCGGAAACTACGTGATGGAAGATATCGGCGGGGGCCGCTACGCGTTCTATGCGCATCTGATTCCAAGCACCATCGGCGTGAAAGTCGGCGACTCCGTGAGAGCCGGCGAGCGTCTCGCCAAGCTCGGTAATTCCGGAAATTCGACCGAGCCGCACCTACACTTTCACGTCTGCGATAGTCCGAGTCCGCTCCTGTGTAACGGGCTGCCGTTCGCGATCGATCATTTCACCCGCTACGACTACCAGATGCAGATGAAGGGCGAGCATCCTGTGAAATTCGTGGTGGGTGCTCCCCACCAGGTGACCGATGAGATCTTCATGAACCGGGACCTGGGCGAATTTACGACCGCGAATTAG